One Spirochaeta cellobiosiphila DSM 17781 DNA window includes the following coding sequences:
- a CDS encoding tripartite tricarboxylate transporter permease gives MFHLLLQGFQSVFSLSIFPLLVIGVTGGIIIGSLPGLTATMGVAILLPFTFGMSPTAALVMLVGIYIGAIYGGSIAAILLRTPGTPAAAATVADGNALVKKGKAGQALSMSAIASFSGGMISTIMLISLSPLLAKFALRFSAPEYFMLAIFGLTIIASISSKNVLKGFIAGFFGLFLATMGMDPVTSFPRFTFGNIQMLNGLSIIPVLIGLFAVAEALVQLEDIILNKKEKSPVANRQIVSMKDVVSNLPTIIKSALMGTFIGAIPGAGADIAAFIAYNEAKRSSKEPEKFGTGHLPGIAAPEAGNNGVTGGALVPLLTLGVPGDAVAAILLGALIIQGISPGPMLFKNNPEIVYGLFSSMIVGNILMLIIGLTCIRFFSRIVDIPKTLIVPMILILSIVGSFAINNNMFDVLVTILFGIIGYLMVKVEIPQSPIVLALILGPMAETNLRKAILMYEGSWRFLYTRPITVAFIVLAVFSLVTSIRVKRKAAANKAG, from the coding sequence ATGTTTCATCTACTATTACAGGGATTTCAATCTGTTTTTTCCCTTAGTATATTTCCCCTTCTTGTTATTGGTGTAACAGGGGGAATTATCATTGGATCTCTTCCTGGCTTAACAGCTACTATGGGAGTGGCTATCCTTCTTCCTTTTACCTTTGGTATGAGTCCTACGGCGGCTTTGGTTATGCTGGTGGGTATCTATATCGGTGCCATTTACGGGGGCTCTATTGCGGCTATTCTTTTGAGAACTCCTGGTACTCCTGCTGCGGCTGCGACTGTAGCTGATGGTAATGCATTGGTGAAGAAGGGCAAAGCGGGTCAAGCTTTGAGTATGTCCGCTATTGCCAGTTTTTCCGGTGGTATGATTAGTACTATCATGCTCATCTCTTTGTCTCCTCTCTTGGCTAAGTTTGCCTTGAGATTCAGTGCGCCCGAATATTTTATGTTAGCTATATTTGGTCTGACCATTATTGCTTCCATATCTTCTAAAAATGTTCTTAAAGGTTTTATTGCAGGTTTCTTTGGATTGTTTTTAGCCACTATGGGAATGGATCCTGTTACCAGCTTTCCCCGTTTTACTTTTGGTAATATACAAATGCTTAACGGGCTCTCTATCATTCCTGTATTAATCGGTTTATTTGCTGTGGCAGAAGCCCTTGTTCAATTAGAAGATATCATCCTTAATAAGAAGGAAAAGTCCCCTGTGGCTAATAGGCAGATTGTGTCCATGAAGGATGTTGTTTCCAACCTTCCCACTATCATTAAGTCTGCACTTATGGGTACCTTTATCGGCGCTATCCCTGGGGCAGGCGCAGATATTGCTGCCTTTATTGCCTACAATGAAGCCAAAAGAAGTTCAAAGGAACCAGAAAAATTTGGTACAGGTCACCTCCCGGGAATTGCTGCTCCTGAAGCAGGAAATAACGGGGTAACAGGGGGAGCCCTGGTGCCCTTGCTTACCTTGGGGGTTCCCGGTGATGCTGTAGCCGCCATTCTTCTGGGTGCTTTGATAATTCAAGGTATTTCTCCCGGCCCTATGTTGTTCAAGAATAATCCTGAGATTGTATATGGCTTGTTTAGCTCTATGATTGTAGGGAATATTTTGATGCTTATCATTGGTTTGACTTGTATTCGCTTCTTTTCTCGCATTGTGGACATTCCTAAAACATTGATAGTTCCTATGATTCTTATTCTCTCCATTGTTGGTTCCTTTGCCATCAATAACAATATGTTTGATGTGTTGGTTACTATCCTGTTTGGTATCATTGGTTATCTAATGGTGAAGGTGGAAATCCCCCAATCTCCTATTGTTCTGGCTTTGATTCTGGGACCTATGGCTGAGACTAATTTGCGGAAAGCCATTCTTATGTATGAAGGGAGTTGGCGTTTCCTTTATACAAGACCTATTACTGTTGCCTTCATTGTTTTAGCTGTCTTTTCACTCGTAACATCTATTCGTGTTAAGAGAAAAGCAGCAGCCAATAAAGCAGGTTAA
- a CDS encoding OsmC family protein, translating to MAEYKAFIHWTDTENKFHTGRYSRAHSWAFDGGITVKASSSPHVVRLPFSAEDALDPEEALVASVSSCHMLTFLFLAGNDGWDIESYEDKALGFMEKNEKGIPWISRIKLEPKIRYRGESPQKSQLEDLHHRAHDQCYIANTIKSEVLVIF from the coding sequence ATGGCAGAGTATAAAGCTTTTATACATTGGACTGACACAGAAAACAAATTTCATACGGGACGATACTCTCGAGCCCATTCTTGGGCCTTTGATGGAGGGATTACTGTTAAAGCCTCTTCTTCGCCTCATGTTGTTCGTCTTCCTTTTTCTGCAGAAGATGCCCTGGACCCAGAAGAAGCCCTGGTGGCTTCTGTATCCAGTTGTCATATGCTTACTTTTCTTTTCCTTGCAGGGAACGATGGTTGGGATATTGAATCCTACGAAGATAAGGCCCTTGGTTTTATGGAAAAGAATGAAAAGGGTATTCCCTGGATATCCCGTATTAAGCTGGAACCTAAGATCCGATACAGAGGAGAGTCTCCTCAAAAATCACAATTAGAAGATCTTCACCATAGAGCTCATGACCAGTGTTATATTGCTAATACTATCAAATCAGAAGTTTTGGTAATTTTTTAA
- a CDS encoding EAL domain-containing protein, giving the protein MNSDPIVYGIVPDAAPMTYVDDEGKPTGFFVELFEHIMSDLGIPYRIEVGIFPQLYKELLIGDIDLFTTMMKTPEREKLLYYPDTPAYSGWGQLFVSDGADYKDLHSLSSQSIGLVAGDSNGVNFRKFIKDFDIPCDFRYYSSFAKLMEAVKNQDIYGGVCSNVINIRRNGISPTATVFSPVAGYPVTNINNPFKSDLDRIMDRYKELKTDTNSYYYDLWDKWFSFSASSRKQLFWLVVFFASSLGIALSIFFGFLFILRYQVRKKTEELTLSQSLVENAREGIVITDKNYNILKTNRAFCQILGIDNLLSCNFFDLPFWKINDSHPPQDQINEILKVEGQWQKDLVGHRKDGSEYIQHTRLQPILDQQGVLKNWVGVIEDVTKERELESVAIYQAKHDSLTDLPNRRFLLEYVEEYLKQDLLRPFQLAIVDIDQFKNYNDAFGYYAGDKILRTVVDKLREFEYGHNLFIARLEGDEFCIVYWNPVDPELSREFWDSIINAFKEPLVIPDFNQLVVRLSMGVALYPEDGASLLEVVDRAYLALHRGKTHRMGQITYYEDRFSNPIKSRIQRELLLRDSLNKGEIHILYQPKLNLNHRRITGVEALIRWESEEGLFSPEEFVPIAEDTGLIIPIGTHVLFKACQDIADLNKTLAYPISVAINVSGVQFSDPSLFDTVKQALKLSQLSPSLLELEITETVAMNHLSQSTNVIDKFRAMGISIAMDDFGTGYSSLAYLKDYPLDVLKIDKSFIDSLPDVEQHSGIVETILHLSHLLNLKVVAEGVERWEQLAFLDDTGCHEIQGYLISKPISTEQLDELLMSFDYDLWSSKFLVR; this is encoded by the coding sequence GTGAACAGTGATCCCATTGTGTACGGAATTGTTCCTGATGCTGCTCCCATGACTTATGTAGATGACGAAGGCAAGCCGACTGGTTTCTTTGTAGAACTGTTTGAACATATTATGTCTGACTTGGGGATTCCCTATCGTATTGAAGTAGGCATCTTCCCCCAACTTTATAAAGAACTTCTTATCGGTGATATTGATCTATTTACAACCATGATGAAGACTCCTGAACGGGAGAAGTTGCTCTATTATCCGGATACTCCCGCTTATTCGGGATGGGGGCAGCTTTTTGTTTCCGATGGTGCTGACTATAAAGACCTGCATTCCTTAAGTAGTCAATCTATTGGACTGGTGGCAGGGGATAGTAATGGTGTGAATTTTAGGAAATTCATAAAAGACTTTGACATCCCATGTGACTTTAGATACTACTCCAGCTTTGCTAAACTTATGGAGGCTGTTAAGAATCAAGATATTTATGGGGGCGTCTGTTCTAATGTTATAAATATAAGAAGGAATGGAATTTCTCCCACAGCAACTGTTTTTTCCCCTGTCGCTGGTTATCCTGTTACTAATATAAACAATCCTTTTAAGAGTGATCTTGATAGAATCATGGATCGATATAAAGAACTAAAAACGGATACGAACAGTTATTATTATGATCTATGGGATAAATGGTTTTCTTTCTCTGCCTCCTCCAGAAAACAATTGTTTTGGCTGGTGGTGTTTTTTGCTAGTTCTCTGGGCATAGCTCTCAGTATCTTTTTTGGATTTTTATTTATTCTCCGTTATCAGGTTCGCAAGAAAACAGAAGAATTGACCCTTTCCCAATCCCTTGTAGAAAATGCCAGAGAGGGTATTGTGATCACCGATAAGAATTATAATATTCTAAAAACCAACAGGGCTTTTTGTCAAATCCTGGGTATTGATAATCTATTGAGCTGTAATTTTTTTGATCTACCTTTCTGGAAAATAAATGATAGCCATCCTCCTCAGGACCAGATTAATGAAATATTGAAAGTTGAGGGACAATGGCAGAAAGATCTCGTAGGTCATCGTAAAGATGGTAGTGAGTACATCCAGCATACCAGACTTCAACCGATTTTGGATCAACAAGGTGTTCTCAAGAATTGGGTGGGCGTTATTGAGGATGTCACTAAAGAAAGAGAATTAGAGAGTGTTGCTATCTATCAGGCGAAGCATGACTCCCTGACTGATCTTCCTAACCGACGTTTTCTCCTGGAATATGTGGAGGAATATCTTAAGCAGGATCTCTTAAGGCCTTTTCAATTAGCCATCGTGGATATTGATCAGTTTAAAAACTACAATGATGCTTTTGGTTATTATGCTGGTGATAAGATATTAAGAACTGTGGTGGATAAGTTGAGAGAATTCGAATATGGACATAATCTGTTTATTGCCCGACTGGAGGGGGATGAATTTTGTATCGTCTATTGGAATCCTGTTGACCCAGAACTTTCAAGAGAGTTCTGGGATTCTATCATTAACGCATTTAAAGAGCCTTTGGTGATTCCCGATTTTAACCAGTTGGTTGTGAGATTATCTATGGGAGTGGCTTTGTATCCCGAAGATGGAGCTAGCTTGCTGGAGGTTGTAGATCGTGCCTATCTGGCTCTTCATCGAGGTAAAACCCATAGAATGGGACAGATCACCTATTATGAAGATCGTTTCAGTAATCCCATAAAATCCAGAATCCAAAGGGAATTGCTCCTGCGGGATAGTCTTAATAAAGGAGAAATCCATATCCTTTATCAACCTAAACTAAACCTGAATCATCGTCGTATTACAGGAGTGGAAGCCTTGATTCGATGGGAATCTGAAGAAGGGTTGTTCTCACCCGAAGAATTCGTTCCTATTGCGGAAGATACAGGGTTGATCATTCCTATCGGAACCCATGTTCTTTTTAAGGCCTGCCAGGATATTGCTGATCTTAATAAAACTTTAGCTTATCCTATTTCTGTAGCTATCAATGTGTCAGGTGTTCAATTCAGTGATCCTTCTTTGTTTGATACTGTTAAACAGGCATTAAAATTATCTCAACTATCTCCTTCTCTGCTGGAACTGGAAATCACAGAGACTGTTGCCATGAATCACTTAAGTCAATCTACTAATGTGATTGATAAATTCCGAGCTATGGGAATCAGCATTGCCATGGATGATTTTGGTACGGGATATTCTTCCTTAGCCTATCTAAAGGATTACCCCTTGGATGTTCTCAAAATTGACAAATCTTTTATAGATTCTCTTCCTGATGTGGAACAGCATTCGGGTATAGTGGAAACCATATTGCACTTGAGTCATCTATTAAATCTTAAGGTCGTAGCAGAAGGGGTCGAACGGTGGGAGCAACTTGCCTTCCTTGATGATACGGGCTGCCATGAAATCCAGGGGTATCTCATAAGTAAACCAATAAGCACAGAACAATTAGATGAACTTCTTATGAGCTTTGATTATGACCTTTGGTCATCAAAGTTCTTGGTGAGGTAA
- the gltX gene encoding glutamate--tRNA ligase: protein MSVRVRYAPSPTGKQHIGGVRTALFNYFFARAQGGQFILRIEDTDQQRFSEEALQDLYDTFEWLDIHWDEGPDVGGPYGPYIQSQRSDLYKKYCDQLIEEGHAYPCFCSAERLDQVREEQKKAKSKIQGYDRHCRDLDPGEAKKRIEEGEEHVIRFKIPLEGKTHFDDLIMGTIKRKNEDISPDPVIMKSDGLPTYHLANIIDDHHMKITHVLRAQEWIPSGPLHVLLYKAFGWEAPQFCHLPMVMGKDGQKLSKRHGATSLIQFREGGYLPEAIINYVDLVGWSYDDSREFFSKEDLEQLFTIDKINKAPGVFDYKKLDWFNGQYIRKTPESEVKPLIMPYLQKAGMVSNPVTSTEDQLIDSCIPLIHERMKLLSDSVNLLKFILTDVNTWTIEDLLPKKVEVSEVITILQSAKEALAGFEKRSVEENEQVFHDLAEAKGWKLGNLMMPVRVAVTGTKQSPPLFESMMLIGSDVTMKRIDGALKFLQDNENGDN, encoded by the coding sequence ATGAGTGTACGAGTACGTTATGCCCCTAGTCCAACGGGCAAGCAGCATATCGGTGGTGTAAGAACTGCTTTATTTAATTATTTCTTTGCCAGAGCCCAGGGCGGGCAATTTATTCTTCGTATTGAAGATACGGATCAGCAAAGGTTTAGTGAGGAGGCCTTACAGGATCTATATGATACTTTTGAGTGGTTAGACATTCATTGGGATGAAGGTCCAGATGTGGGCGGTCCCTATGGTCCTTATATTCAATCCCAACGTTCTGATCTATATAAAAAGTATTGTGATCAGCTTATTGAAGAGGGCCATGCTTATCCTTGTTTCTGTAGTGCAGAACGTTTGGATCAGGTGAGGGAAGAACAGAAGAAAGCAAAAAGCAAGATTCAAGGCTATGATCGACATTGTCGTGATTTAGATCCTGGAGAAGCAAAAAAAAGAATCGAAGAGGGTGAAGAACATGTCATCCGATTTAAGATACCTCTTGAAGGCAAGACTCATTTTGATGATTTGATCATGGGAACCATTAAACGGAAAAATGAAGACATCAGTCCCGATCCGGTGATCATGAAATCTGATGGTCTGCCTACTTATCACCTGGCTAATATCATTGATGACCATCATATGAAAATAACTCATGTCCTAAGAGCTCAGGAGTGGATTCCCTCTGGTCCACTTCACGTTTTGTTATACAAGGCTTTTGGATGGGAGGCTCCTCAATTCTGTCATCTTCCTATGGTTATGGGTAAAGATGGTCAAAAGCTGTCTAAACGGCATGGGGCCACCTCTCTCATTCAATTCAGAGAAGGGGGATATCTTCCTGAAGCCATTATCAATTATGTTGACTTGGTGGGATGGTCTTATGATGACAGTAGAGAGTTCTTTTCAAAAGAAGACCTGGAACAACTATTTACAATAGATAAAATAAACAAAGCCCCTGGGGTTTTTGATTATAAAAAACTGGATTGGTTTAACGGACAGTACATACGAAAAACACCAGAGTCAGAAGTTAAACCCCTGATTATGCCTTATCTACAAAAGGCAGGTATGGTCAGTAATCCTGTTACTTCTACTGAAGATCAGTTGATAGACTCCTGTATCCCTTTGATCCATGAAAGGATGAAGTTATTATCTGATTCTGTAAACCTTTTGAAATTCATTTTGACTGATGTCAACACTTGGACCATAGAAGATCTATTACCCAAAAAGGTTGAAGTTTCTGAGGTCATCACGATCCTTCAATCAGCAAAGGAAGCTTTGGCAGGATTCGAGAAGCGATCAGTAGAGGAAAATGAACAGGTATTTCATGATCTGGCCGAAGCCAAAGGGTGGAAGCTGGGCAACTTAATGATGCCTGTCCGTGTAGCAGTAACAGGTACCAAACAATCCCCTCCGCTTTTTGAAAGCATGATGCTCATTGGTTCTGATGTGACTATGAAACGGATTGATGGGGCGCTAAAATTTTTACAAGATAATGAAAATGGAGATAACTAA
- a CDS encoding glycine--tRNA ligase, producing MADGKNNKEVTLAKLTSLSKRRGFVFQSSEIYGGLNGAWDYGPLGIALKNNIQKFWWKEMTQLHDNIVGLDAAILMHPRTWEASGHVEGFNDPMVDCKECNARFRADHIDLSAPCPNCGNKDSFTEPRDFNLMLSTNLGPVRNENSKVYLRPETAQGIFVNFKNVENTSRLKLPFGIAQVGKAFRNEVTTKSFIFRTCEFEQMEMQYFVKPGTDEEWFPYWKEKRMAYYDKLGINNKKLRFHEHGPDELAHYAKGAFDIEYEFPMGWQELEGIHSRTDFDLSRHAEFSGKKKDCTYRDPETNEVFIPYVIETSVGLTRTVLMCLSDAYEEEEIAEGDVRTVLHFHPAIAPLTVAVLPLVKKDGLAELAKEIELELREDFATFYDQSGAIGKRYRRQDEIGTPFCLTVDYDTKEDQTVTLRFRDSMEQVRVPISELSNRIRSEIKNYKREF from the coding sequence ATGGCAGATGGTAAAAACAATAAAGAAGTAACACTAGCCAAATTAACTTCTTTAAGTAAGAGACGCGGTTTTGTATTTCAATCGAGTGAAATCTATGGTGGTCTTAATGGCGCCTGGGATTACGGTCCCTTAGGTATAGCTCTTAAGAATAATATTCAGAAGTTCTGGTGGAAGGAAATGACCCAGCTTCATGATAATATTGTTGGATTAGATGCTGCCATCTTAATGCACCCACGAACTTGGGAAGCTTCTGGTCACGTGGAAGGATTTAATGATCCCATGGTTGACTGTAAGGAATGTAATGCGAGATTCCGAGCTGACCATATAGATTTAAGTGCTCCCTGTCCTAATTGTGGCAATAAGGATAGCTTCACCGAACCACGTGATTTTAACCTCATGCTTAGTACCAACTTAGGTCCTGTTCGTAATGAAAACTCTAAAGTGTATCTCAGGCCAGAAACAGCCCAAGGGATCTTTGTTAACTTCAAGAATGTGGAAAACACTAGCCGATTAAAACTTCCCTTTGGTATTGCCCAGGTAGGTAAGGCTTTTAGAAATGAAGTAACGACCAAATCTTTTATCTTCCGAACTTGTGAGTTCGAACAGATGGAAATGCAATATTTTGTTAAGCCAGGAACGGATGAAGAGTGGTTCCCTTATTGGAAAGAAAAAAGAATGGCTTACTATGATAAGTTAGGTATTAATAATAAAAAGCTTCGTTTCCATGAACATGGTCCCGATGAATTAGCTCATTATGCTAAGGGTGCTTTTGATATTGAATATGAGTTCCCTATGGGATGGCAGGAATTAGAAGGGATTCACTCCCGAACAGACTTTGACCTTAGTCGTCATGCCGAGTTCTCTGGTAAGAAGAAAGACTGTACTTATCGGGATCCTGAGACTAATGAAGTCTTTATTCCTTATGTCATTGAGACTTCTGTTGGTTTGACTCGAACTGTTCTTATGTGTTTATCCGATGCTTATGAAGAAGAGGAAATCGCCGAAGGGGATGTGAGAACGGTACTTCACTTCCATCCTGCTATCGCGCCTTTAACCGTAGCGGTTCTTCCTCTTGTGAAGAAAGATGGATTAGCTGAACTGGCTAAGGAAATCGAATTGGAACTAAGAGAAGACTTTGCCACTTTCTATGATCAAAGCGGTGCCATTGGTAAGAGATATCGACGTCAAGATGAGATTGGTACTCCTTTCTGTCTTACTGTGGACTATGATACGAAGGAAGATCAGACCGTTACTCTTCGATTCAGAGATTCTATGGAACAGGTTCGTGTTCCTATTAGTGAATTATCTAATCGTATCAGAAGTGAAATCAAGAATTACAAGAGAGAATTTTAA